CCGTGCTGCCCGCCCGCAACCACGCGATCGTGCTGGTCAGCAAACTGCACCAGCCGACGCTGCGGGCCATCGCCTACGCCCGGGCCACCCGCCCGGACACGCTGACCGCCGTGACCGTCAACGTGGACGAGAAGGACACCCGGGACCTGCAGGCCGACTGGGAGCGGCGGGAGATGGCCATCCCGCTCACCGTCATCGACTCGCCGTACCGGGAGATCACCCGTCCGATCCTGGACTTCGTCGCCTCCACCCGCCGCAAGTCACCCCGGGACGTGGTCACCGTCTTCATTCCGGAGTACGTGGTCGGACGCTGGTGGGAGAACCTGCTGCACAACCAGAGCGCCCTGCGCCTCAAGGGCCGGCTGCTCTTCGAACCGGGAGTGATGGTGGTGAGCGTGCCGTGGCAGCTCGCGTCGACAGCGAACAAGAACCTGGAGCGGCTGGACGCGACGCTGTCCCGGACCCCGGCGCGGGGGCCGCGGGGCACGGTGCCGCCGGTGGTCTCCGCCCCGCCGGTGGTCTCCGCCCCGCCGGGCGAGGGTGGCCCGGTGGACAGTGGCACGGTCGGGAACGGCCGTGACTGAGCCGGGCGGGCAGCGGACCGTGACCGCTCCGGCGCCGTCGGCACCCGAGCGTGGCCTCGCCGAGGCGGAGCGCGTCGAGCTGACCGTCGACGCTGTCGCCCCCGGCGGGCACTGCGTGGCACGGGTGGACGGACAGGTGATCTTCGTCCGGCACGCGCTGCCCGGTGAACGGGTCATCGCCGAGGTCACCGAGGTGCACCGGGGGTTCGTCCGGGCCGACGCGGTGACGGTGCTGGAACCCTCACCGGACCGGGTCGAGCCGCCCTGCCCGTACGCGAAGCCAGGCGCCTGCGGCGGCTGCGACCTGCAACACGTCGCCCCGGACGCGCAACTGGCCTGGAAGACCGCCGTGGTGCGCGAACAGTTGGTCCGCCTCGGTGGGCTGACCGACGTCGAGCTGGACCGGCTCGGCGTCCGGGTCGAGGCGCTGCCCGGCGGGCTGCTGGGCTGGCGCTCCCGGGTCCGCTACGCGGTGGACGCCGCCGACCGGGCCGGCCTGCTCAAGCACCGTTCGCACGAGGTGGTGCCCATCGACCGCTGCCGGATCGCCCACCCGGCCATCCAGCAACTGCCGGTGCTCACCTCCACCGGTGCGAGCTGGCCGGCCGCCGAGGCGGTGGAGACCGTCGCCAGCACCGGCGGGGACGTGACCGTCACCGAGGTCCGCGACGGGGTACCCACCCCGGTCAGCGGCCCGACCGAGGTCCGCGAGGTGGCCGCCGGACGGGACTGGACGCTGCCCGCGTCCGCGTTCTGGCAGGTGCACCCGGCCGCGGCGGACACCCTGTCCACGGCGGTGCTGGAACTGCTCGACCCACAGCCGGGCGAGATCGCCTGGGACCTCTACGGCGGCGCCGGGCTGTTCGCCGCCGGGCTGGCCACCCGGATCGGTGCGACCGGCCGGGTGACCCTGGTGGAGGCCGCGGCGCAGGGCGTCGCCGCCGCCCGGCAGAACCTTGCCGACCTGCCCTCCGTCGAGGTGGTGTCGGCCCGGGTGGAGACCGCGCTGGCCCGCCGACGGATCACCGGCCCGGTCGACGTGGTGGTGCTCGACCCGCCGCGCTCCGGCGCGGGCGCTGAGGTGGTCCGCGCGCTGGCCGCCGCCGGCCCCCGGGCGGTCGCGTACGTGGCCTGCGACCCGGCCGCCTTCGCCCGGGACGTGCGCACCTTCACCGAACTCGGTTGGCGGCTGGCAGCGCTGCGCGGCTTCGACCTGTTCCCGATGACGCAGCACGTCGAGCAGGTCGGGCTGCTGCTTCCGCCGGAATGAGTGACCCGATGACGGTCGTCGGGCTGATGTCGGGGACGTCGTACGACGGGGTCGATGTCGTCGCGGCGGAGTTCGACGTCGAGGGGGACACCCTGTGGCTGCGGCCGTTGGGTCACCGTGGCCTGGACTACGACGAGCGGCTGCGTACCGAGATCACCGCGCTGTTGCCGCCGGCGGCCACCAGCATCGAGGCCGTCTGCCGGCTCGACAACCGCCTTGGCGAGGTCTTCGCCGAGGCGGCGGCGGTCGGCCTGGAGTTGGCCGGTGGGCGGGCCGACGCGGTGGTTTCGCCCGGTCAGACGGTCTTCCACTGGGTGGCCGACGGAGTGGCGCTGGGCACCCTGCAACTGGGCTCGGTGGCCCGGGTGGCCGCCCGGGTCGGCGTACCGGTGCTCAGTGACCTGCGCTCGGCGGACATCGCCGTCGGTGGGCAGGGCGCGCCGCTGGTGCCGGCCTTCGACGCGTTGCTGCTCGACGGCGCCGCCGGGCCGCGCGCGGCGCTGAACCTCGGCGGCATCGCCAACCTCACCGTGGTCGCGCCGGGAGCTCCGGTGCTCGGGTACGACGTGGGCCCGGCCAACGCCCTGCTGGACGCGGCCGCCCAGCGCTTCCTGGGCCGGCCGTGTGACCTGGACGGCGAGCGGGCGGCGGCCGGCCGGGTGCATCCCGGGCTGCTCGCCGGGCTGTTGGCCGAGCCGTACTACGCGGCGGCGCCCCCCAAGTCCACCGGCAAGGAGCTGTTCCACGTCGGCTACCTGGACCGGCATCTTGCCGCGCTCGGCGAGCCCGTCCCGGTGGATGACCTACTGGCCACGCTCACCGAGCTGACCGCGCGGGTGGTGGCCGCCGAGTGCGACCGGCACGCCGTGGTCGAGGTGATCGCCGCCGGTGGTGGTGTGCGCAACCCCACCCTGCTGGGCCGGCTCGCAGCCCTGGGCGCCGACCGGTGGCGGCTGCGCGGCGTCGACGAGTTGGGCGTCCCCGCGCAGGCCAAGGAGGCGTACGCCTTCGCGCTGCTCGGCTGGCTGTCCTGGCACGGGCTGCCCGGGTCGATCCCGTCGGTGACCGGCGCCACCCGGAGCGCTGTGCTCGGCTCGTGGACACCGGCCGGTCCGGCGTACCCGGGTATCCCGACCAACCCGCCGCGCCGGCTGCGGATCCGGGCCTGACCAGGCGCGCCGTCGGTCGTCCGGGTGCCCTCCTGTCGCTGCCTGACCGGGTGCTCAGCCGCCGGCCCCGAGCCCGGCCCGGACGCTCGGGGCTCCGGCCCGGACTGCGGAACACCGCACGGCCGATAGACTCTCCGGTCATGAGTGTTGAAGAGGACACGGCCAACCACGGCCGGCTGCTGGGGACGGTACGCGGTCCGCAGGACGTCAAGCGGATGTCCGTCGAGGAACTGGAGGTCCTCGCCGCCGAGATCCGGGACTTCCTGATCGCCAAGGTCTCCCGCACCGGCGGGCACGTGGGGCCCAACCTCGGTGTGGTCGAGCTGACGCTGGCCATGCACCGCGTCTTCGACTCCCCCCGGGACCGGCTTCTGTTCGACACCGGCCACCAGTCGTACGTACACAAGATCCTCACCGGGCGCCAGGCCGGCTTCGACAAGCTCCGCCAGCGCGGTGGCCTCTCCGGCTACCCCAGCCAGGCGGAGAGCGAGCACGACCTCATCGAGAACTCGCACGCCTCCACCGCGCTCTCCTACGCCGATGGCCTGGCCAAGGCGTACGCCCTGCGGGGTGAGGCCCGCAGCGTCGTCGCCGTGGTCGGCGACGGTGCGCTCACCGGCGGCATGTGCTGGGAGGCGCTGAACAACATCGCCACCGCCGGCAACCCGCTGGTGATCGTGGTCAACGACAACGGCCGCTCGTACGCCCCGACCATCGGCGGGCTGGCCGACCACCTCTCCTCGCTGCGGCTCAACCCGGGCTACGAGAAGGTCCTCGACACGGTCAAGGACGCCCTCGGCTCCACGCCGCTGGTCGGCCGACCGATGTACGAGGTGCTGCACGCGGTCAAGAAGGGCATCAAGGACGCGGTCGCACCGCAGGCCATGTTCGAGGACCTCGGCATCAAGTACGTCGGCCCGGTGGACGGGCACGACGTGGCGGCTGTCGAGGCGGCGCTGCGCGCGGCGAAGAACTTCGGCGGCCCGGTGATTGTGCACGCGGTCACCCGCAAGGGCTACGGCTACCGCCCCGCCGAGGAGGACGAGGCGGACTGCCTGCACGGCCCCGGCAGCGCCTTCGACGTCGAGACCGGTGCGCTGCTGGCGGCCCCGTCGGTGAAGTGGACGCACGTCTTCGCCGACGAGCTGCTGGCCGTCGCCGACGAACGCCCGGACGTGGTGGGCATCACCGCCGCGATGGCCGAGCCGACCGGCATCGCCAAGCTGGCCCGCAAGTACCCCGAGCGGGTGTACGACGTGGGCATCGCCGAGCAGCACGCCGCCACCTCAGCGGCCGGGTTGGCGCTGGGCGGCCTGCACCCGGTGGTCGCCGTCTACGCCACCTTCCTCAACCGCGCCTTCGACCAGGTCCTGCTGGACGTGGCGATGCACAAGCTGCCGGTGACCTTCGTGCTGGACCGGGCGGGCATCACCGGCCCGGACGGCCCCAGCCACTACGGCATCTGGGACATGTCGGTCTTCGGGGTGGTGCCCGGGCTGCGGATCGCCGCTCCCCGCGACGCCGCCACGCTGCGGGAGGAGCTGCGCGAGGCGGTGGCCGTCGACAACGGCCCGACCGTGGTCCGCTTCCCGACCGGTGCGGTCGCCGCAGACCTGCCGGCGCTGCGCCGGGTTGGTCCGGTCGACGTGCTGGCCGAGTCGGCCCGTACCGACGTGCTGCTCGTCGCCGTTGGCTCCTTCGGCCAGTTGGGCATGGAGGTGGCCGCCCGGGTCGCCGAGCAGGGTTACGGCGTCACCGTCGTCGACCCCCGCTGGGTCCGCCCGGTCCCGGCCGAGCTGGTCGAGATGGCCGCCAGCCACCGGCTCGTCGTCAGCGTCGAGGACGGCGTCCGGGTCGGCGGGGTCGGCGACGCGCTCGGCCAGGCGATGCGCGACGCCGACGTCCGGGTGCCGCTCAAGGACCTGGGCGTACCGGCCGACTGGCACCCGCACGGCACCCGCGCGCAGATCCTCGCCGACCTGGGCCTGACCGCGCAGGACGTGGCCCGCAACGTCACCGGCTGGATCTCCGGCCTGGACGCCA
The window above is part of the Micromonospora sp. LH3U1 genome. Proteins encoded here:
- the dxs gene encoding 1-deoxy-D-xylulose-5-phosphate synthase — its product is MSVEEDTANHGRLLGTVRGPQDVKRMSVEELEVLAAEIRDFLIAKVSRTGGHVGPNLGVVELTLAMHRVFDSPRDRLLFDTGHQSYVHKILTGRQAGFDKLRQRGGLSGYPSQAESEHDLIENSHASTALSYADGLAKAYALRGEARSVVAVVGDGALTGGMCWEALNNIATAGNPLVIVVNDNGRSYAPTIGGLADHLSSLRLNPGYEKVLDTVKDALGSTPLVGRPMYEVLHAVKKGIKDAVAPQAMFEDLGIKYVGPVDGHDVAAVEAALRAAKNFGGPVIVHAVTRKGYGYRPAEEDEADCLHGPGSAFDVETGALLAAPSVKWTHVFADELLAVADERPDVVGITAAMAEPTGIAKLARKYPERVYDVGIAEQHAATSAAGLALGGLHPVVAVYATFLNRAFDQVLLDVAMHKLPVTFVLDRAGITGPDGPSHYGIWDMSVFGVVPGLRIAAPRDAATLREELREAVAVDNGPTVVRFPTGAVAADLPALRRVGPVDVLAESARTDVLLVAVGSFGQLGMEVAARVAEQGYGVTVVDPRWVRPVPAELVEMAASHRLVVSVEDGVRVGGVGDALGQAMRDADVRVPLKDLGVPADWHPHGTRAQILADLGLTAQDVARNVTGWISGLDASPDRLTPSDAAAQN
- a CDS encoding anhydro-N-acetylmuramic acid kinase; the encoded protein is MTVVGLMSGTSYDGVDVVAAEFDVEGDTLWLRPLGHRGLDYDERLRTEITALLPPAATSIEAVCRLDNRLGEVFAEAAAVGLELAGGRADAVVSPGQTVFHWVADGVALGTLQLGSVARVAARVGVPVLSDLRSADIAVGGQGAPLVPAFDALLLDGAAGPRAALNLGGIANLTVVAPGAPVLGYDVGPANALLDAAAQRFLGRPCDLDGERAAAGRVHPGLLAGLLAEPYYAAAPPKSTGKELFHVGYLDRHLAALGEPVPVDDLLATLTELTARVVAAECDRHAVVEVIAAGGGVRNPTLLGRLAALGADRWRLRGVDELGVPAQAKEAYAFALLGWLSWHGLPGSIPSVTGATRSAVLGSWTPAGPAYPGIPTNPPRRLRIRA
- a CDS encoding class I SAM-dependent RNA methyltransferase, producing MTEPGGQRTVTAPAPSAPERGLAEAERVELTVDAVAPGGHCVARVDGQVIFVRHALPGERVIAEVTEVHRGFVRADAVTVLEPSPDRVEPPCPYAKPGACGGCDLQHVAPDAQLAWKTAVVREQLVRLGGLTDVELDRLGVRVEALPGGLLGWRSRVRYAVDAADRAGLLKHRSHEVVPIDRCRIAHPAIQQLPVLTSTGASWPAAEAVETVASTGGDVTVTEVRDGVPTPVSGPTEVREVAAGRDWTLPASAFWQVHPAAADTLSTAVLELLDPQPGEIAWDLYGGAGLFAAGLATRIGATGRVTLVEAAAQGVAAARQNLADLPSVEVVSARVETALARRRITGPVDVVVLDPPRSGAGAEVVRALAAAGPRAVAYVACDPAAFARDVRTFTELGWRLAALRGFDLFPMTQHVEQVGLLLPPE